In Bacillus sp. 2205SS5-2, a genomic segment contains:
- a CDS encoding VOC family protein: MKYQATPYLTFNGNAREALNYYKEVFEGEISDIQTFGEADFPTPPEADDLVMHARFMKGNLLLMVSDAFTGNSITAGNNISLALELDSEEEIQTIYSRLSENGTIHMELQDTFWGAKFAKVQDAQDVIWDLNYTLPTSK; encoded by the coding sequence ATGAAATACCAAGCAACTCCATATTTAACTTTTAACGGCAATGCAAGAGAGGCTCTAAACTATTACAAAGAAGTATTCGAAGGTGAAATTTCTGATATCCAAACTTTTGGTGAAGCCGACTTCCCTACTCCTCCTGAAGCTGATGATCTCGTTATGCATGCTCGCTTTATGAAAGGGAATCTACTTCTGATGGTTTCTGATGCGTTTACAGGTAACTCTATTACCGCTGGGAATAATATTTCATTAGCTTTAGAATTAGATAGTGAAGAAGAAATACAAACCATCTATTCTCGTTTATCTGAAAATGGAACGATTCATATGGAGCTTCAAGATACATTTTGGGGAGCTAAATTCGCCAAAGTTCAAGACGCTCAAGATGTCATTTGGGATTTAAACTACACTCTTCCTACTTCAAAGTAA
- a CDS encoding NAD(P)/FAD-dependent oxidoreductase encodes MNLKSGKLFWPSTMESIPKYGILDENIGCDVLIIGGGMSGAFCSYFLSGTPLNVVLVERRGMAKGSTCANTGLLQFANDKALYKCIQSFGIEKGVRHYQLCKQALETLQEDIIPNLKLPTDFIPRKSLYFASDQKGVVEIEKEYEMLKKYGFPATLSSYSEKKNADFLKNKVAFFTEGDAEVNPFKLAHSLLHFAHQNGVKTYEHTEINGKQKEKDGWIFHTKSGHRIKTKKVIYSLGYEAMETVVDSNAVIESSYAITTNKIGNVVEWPDQALIWETARPYFYARRTIDERIIIGGLDEPTKDIKKRDSMLPHKTIVLLQTLEEWFPSLKGKLNVEYSWSAFFGSTHNGLPMIGRYSEYPDSYFLLGYGGNGTVYSIIFAKILKEILMNGTSEDLNIYVSSQK; translated from the coding sequence ATGAATTTAAAATCAGGGAAATTATTTTGGCCATCTACGATGGAAAGCATTCCTAAGTATGGCATTTTAGACGAAAATATTGGGTGCGATGTATTAATTATTGGTGGTGGAATGTCAGGGGCGTTTTGTTCTTATTTTCTCAGTGGTACCCCACTGAATGTTGTTTTAGTGGAGAGAAGAGGAATGGCAAAAGGTAGTACTTGTGCCAACACAGGACTTCTTCAATTCGCTAATGATAAAGCTCTATACAAGTGTATACAGTCTTTTGGTATTGAAAAAGGTGTTCGACATTATCAATTATGCAAGCAAGCCCTAGAGACTTTACAAGAAGATATTATTCCAAATCTAAAGTTGCCAACCGATTTTATTCCGAGAAAAAGCTTATATTTTGCTTCAGATCAAAAGGGAGTTGTGGAAATCGAAAAAGAATACGAAATGTTAAAAAAATATGGTTTCCCAGCTACTCTATCTTCCTACTCAGAGAAAAAAAATGCGGATTTTTTGAAAAATAAAGTGGCGTTCTTTACAGAAGGAGATGCAGAAGTTAATCCTTTTAAGCTTGCACACTCTTTATTACATTTCGCCCACCAAAACGGTGTGAAAACGTATGAACATACTGAAATAAATGGAAAACAAAAAGAGAAAGATGGATGGATTTTTCATACAAAATCGGGACATAGGATTAAAACAAAGAAGGTAATCTATTCATTAGGGTATGAAGCGATGGAGACGGTTGTTGACTCTAACGCGGTAATTGAAAGTTCTTATGCTATCACGACAAATAAAATAGGTAATGTCGTGGAGTGGCCAGACCAGGCACTTATTTGGGAAACGGCCAGACCCTATTTTTATGCCAGAAGAACAATTGATGAAAGAATTATTATTGGTGGTTTAGATGAACCGACTAAAGACATCAAAAAAAGAGACTCGATGTTACCACATAAAACAATTGTCCTTCTTCAGACGCTAGAAGAGTGGTTTCCTAGTCTAAAGGGGAAACTTAATGTAGAATATAGTTGGTCAGCCTTTTTTGGAAGCACCCATAATGGACTTCCAATGATCGGACGCTATTCAGAGTATCCAGACAGCTATTTTTTATTAGGTTATGGTGGAAATGGTACAGTGTATAGTATTATTTTCGCAAAAATACTTAAAGAAATCCTTATGAACGGAACGTCAGAAGATCTGAATATATATGTTAGTAGTCAGAAATAA
- the tnpA gene encoding IS200/IS605 family transposase, with protein MEEYRRTKITLSLINYHFVFCPRYRRKIFLQTKVEERFKQLVQEISVELDIEIIAIECDKDHSHLFLNALPTLSPADIMAKIKGVTSRILRKEFPHLKHLPSLWTRSYFVSTAGNVSSQTIKRYVEQQKTRG; from the coding sequence ATGGAAGAATACAGAAGAACCAAAATTACTCTCTCATTAATTAACTATCATTTTGTTTTCTGCCCAAGGTACAGACGAAAGATATTTCTTCAAACAAAAGTCGAAGAACGCTTTAAGCAGTTGGTGCAAGAAATAAGTGTTGAATTAGATATTGAAATTATTGCTATTGAATGCGATAAGGACCACTCTCACTTGTTTCTTAATGCCTTGCCAACACTAAGTCCTGCTGATATTATGGCGAAAATTAAAGGAGTGACTTCTCGAATATTGAGGAAAGAGTTCCCTCATCTTAAACACCTGCCTAGTTTGTGGACACGTTCTTATTTCGTTTCTACTGCTGGAAATGTATCAAGTCAAACTATTAAAAGATATGTTGAACAACAAAAAACAAGGGGGTGA
- the sigI gene encoding RNA polymerase sigma-I factor: MLNVLLLLLTRKKKSASLEQLVLDIQKGNESALEDLLQSYQPFIKKTVSSVCKRYIYESDDEFSIGLMAFHDAILKYQPERGASLLSFAEVIIKRKVIDYLRKQNKDNVLVSLDNISILEQEGDTYDNPIENSLSLRQFESEKVMKARQEEIVTYKTLLSSYKLTFEDLIIQSPKHEDARLNAIHIAKMIAKDPKLLSVVQEKKRLPMKELVERVNVSRKTIERNRKFIIAVTLILTEEFYYLRDYLKGRLNT, translated from the coding sequence ATGCTAAATGTTTTATTACTTTTACTTACAAGAAAAAAGAAGTCAGCATCTTTAGAACAACTCGTTCTTGATATCCAAAAAGGAAATGAAAGTGCATTAGAAGATCTTCTTCAGTCCTATCAACCTTTTATCAAAAAAACGGTATCATCCGTCTGTAAACGGTATATTTACGAGAGCGATGATGAGTTTAGTATTGGACTAATGGCCTTTCATGATGCAATTCTTAAATACCAACCTGAACGAGGAGCTTCATTGCTAAGCTTTGCAGAAGTCATTATTAAGCGGAAAGTTATTGACTATTTGCGCAAACAAAATAAAGATAATGTTCTTGTTAGTCTGGATAATATTTCCATCTTGGAACAAGAAGGCGATACGTACGATAATCCTATTGAGAATAGTTTGTCCTTGCGACAATTTGAAAGTGAAAAAGTAATGAAAGCTAGACAAGAAGAAATTGTTACTTATAAAACCCTATTATCTTCATATAAATTAACTTTTGAAGACTTGATTATTCAGTCTCCTAAACACGAAGATGCTCGTCTAAATGCAATCCATATTGCAAAAATGATTGCAAAAGACCCAAAACTCCTTTCAGTTGTCCAAGAGAAAAAGAGATTGCCAATGAAAGAATTAGTTGAGAGGGTAAACGTTAGTAGAAAAACGATTGAACGAAACCGAAAGTTTATTATCGCGGTAACTCTAATTCTAACAGAAGAGTTTTATTATTTAAGGGACTACTTAAAAGGGCGGTTAAATACATGA
- a CDS encoding alpha/beta-type small acid-soluble spore protein yields MAKSSNKLLVPGLEGYLDNIKYEIAQEFGVQLGSDTAAKSNGSVGGEITKRLVQTAQSQLQGK; encoded by the coding sequence ATGGCAAAAAGTTCAAATAAATTACTAGTTCCAGGTCTTGAAGGATATTTAGATAATATTAAATATGAAATTGCTCAAGAATTTGGCGTACAACTAGGATCCGATACTGCTGCTAAATCTAACGGTTCAGTCGGAGGAGAAATCACAAAACGCTTAGTCCAAACAGCCCAATCCCAACTACAAGGGAAATGA
- a CDS encoding TerC family protein: MEATLLLEYGWVLIVLVGLEGILAADNAVVMAVMVKHLPSEQQRKALFYGLFGAFIFRFLALFTISFLVEVWQVQAIGALYLLFISFSHLVKKAKGKEEFAHSAEKMKGSSFWVTVLKVELADIAFAIDSMLAAVALAVTLTPTGWVKIGGIDGGQFIIMLLGGIIGLVIMRFAANWFVKILQTYPSLESAAFLIVGWVGVKLAVFTLAHPKIQILNEHFPESKGFKGVFWVILIAIALGGYLVARKQSQISSES; the protein is encoded by the coding sequence GTGGAGGCAACATTATTGTTAGAATACGGCTGGGTATTAATTGTTCTTGTCGGGCTAGAAGGGATTCTTGCAGCTGATAATGCGGTGGTAATGGCCGTAATGGTTAAACACCTCCCTTCAGAGCAACAAAGAAAAGCACTTTTTTATGGACTATTTGGCGCATTTATTTTTCGCTTCTTAGCGCTTTTTACTATTTCTTTTTTAGTAGAAGTTTGGCAAGTTCAGGCAATAGGTGCACTCTATTTGCTGTTTATTAGTTTTTCCCATCTAGTAAAAAAGGCGAAGGGAAAAGAAGAATTCGCTCATTCAGCTGAAAAAATGAAGGGTTCCTCTTTTTGGGTGACTGTATTAAAAGTAGAATTGGCCGATATTGCCTTCGCTATTGACTCGATGCTTGCAGCTGTTGCATTGGCCGTGACTTTGACTCCAACGGGTTGGGTCAAAATTGGGGGAATCGATGGAGGTCAATTTATCATTATGCTTCTTGGTGGAATAATTGGATTAGTTATCATGCGCTTTGCAGCTAACTGGTTCGTAAAGATTTTGCAAACTTATCCTAGTTTGGAATCGGCAGCTTTTTTGATTGTTGGTTGGGTAGGGGTCAAATTAGCGGTGTTCACTTTAGCCCATCCAAAGATTCAGATACTAAATGAACACTTTCCAGAGTCAAAAGGATTTAAGGGCGTTTTTTGGGTTATCTTAATTGCGATTGCATTAGGTGGATATCTTGTGGCTAGAAAGCAGTCCCAAATTTCATCAGAAAGCTAA
- a CDS encoding DUF5667 domain-containing protein, translating into MNYKQKITKLTMAALLACSFSFSGTQVLANSNEEFKSVEMPTELEMEETLNDTTDQLNELEEPNVLPGEIFYFAKIMIEKIKLAITLDETKEAKLLSEFAGERLNEAEVLFQKGKEDLAVETLEKALERINEAEDEAIKLDDSDSEEFINEESSDEESIVKEEISVGDEAAELYSENESTIEDSTVEITEMEKSAEDDEDELVEVKKLISQNIIALSAAIEKVKNPKAKATLQKNIEKSYAKLARKIEKLEEKTAKKKQNKEEEADNKVEEIVETVDKVNNTTEEIVENELDKLVPSEDDDTVTSPIVIEGTKALKEERNMEKNQQKDKGKKEKHKDKKEKHKDKKKNQQKKDHKGKSKKD; encoded by the coding sequence ATGAACTACAAACAAAAGATAACAAAATTAACGATGGCAGCTTTACTTGCATGCTCCTTCTCTTTTTCGGGGACACAAGTTCTAGCAAATAGCAATGAAGAATTTAAAAGTGTTGAAATGCCTACAGAACTAGAAATGGAAGAAACATTAAATGATACGACTGATCAATTAAATGAGCTTGAGGAACCAAATGTCTTACCTGGAGAAATCTTTTACTTTGCGAAGATCATGATTGAAAAAATTAAATTAGCGATTACTCTAGACGAAACGAAGGAGGCAAAGCTTCTTTCAGAATTTGCTGGAGAAAGGTTAAATGAAGCTGAAGTGCTGTTTCAGAAAGGAAAAGAGGATCTAGCCGTTGAAACACTTGAAAAAGCCTTAGAGCGTATTAATGAAGCAGAAGATGAAGCGATAAAATTAGACGATAGTGATTCTGAAGAATTTATTAATGAAGAATCTTCTGATGAGGAATCAATTGTGAAAGAAGAAATTTCAGTCGGTGATGAAGCGGCCGAATTATATTCTGAAAATGAAAGCACTATAGAAGACTCCACAGTAGAAATAACAGAAATGGAAAAAAGTGCAGAAGACGATGAGGATGAACTAGTTGAAGTGAAAAAGTTGATTTCTCAAAATATTATTGCCTTATCTGCGGCAATTGAAAAAGTGAAAAACCCAAAAGCAAAAGCCACTTTACAAAAAAATATCGAAAAAAGTTACGCTAAATTAGCCAGAAAAATAGAGAAATTAGAAGAGAAAACCGCAAAAAAGAAGCAAAACAAAGAGGAAGAAGCAGATAATAAAGTCGAAGAAATTGTTGAAACGGTAGATAAAGTAAACAACACTACAGAAGAAATAGTAGAGAATGAACTAGATAAGTTAGTACCGAGCGAAGATGATGATACAGTAACTTCTCCAATTGTAATAGAAGGGACAAAAGCTTTGAAAGAAGAACGTAATATGGAGAAGAACCAGCAAAAAGATAAGGGAAAAAAAGAAAAGCATAAAGATAAAAAAGAAAAGCATAAAGATAAAAAGAAAAATCAACAAAAGAAAGATCACAAAGGGAAAAGTAAAAAAGATTAA
- a CDS encoding anti-sigma factor domain-containing protein: MKKGIVMEVKTDYLIMMTPYGEFEKATISDKLYVVGEEIEFAPYKERKRRESYSIWAKLASVAAIMFLSFTLIQAFLGKDSVYAYVSVDINPSFEIGVTKDLEVIEITPFNAEAKEMLNSLKEWKNKSVHSVLKSVVAYSDEKGFNIENMIITTAVNKKKATKSNTRLDKEVEEIKTELPVTTTIVPVTLEQRNKAHENGISTGTYIQDLESVTKVDIIEEQPKKSTSNPSSSKDKIEENNTLTSPQTDRADKKKPSEIGYENANEKKKKEKIKNKNKNQQGKQQDKPSDEFDNKQFNKNSKNAKNASKANFKENKKRIKEEKKWIRTQKKNNTSDRKKEKADRKSDRDENSQKAN, encoded by the coding sequence ATGAAAAAAGGAATAGTCATGGAAGTGAAAACAGATTACTTAATCATGATGACGCCGTATGGGGAATTTGAAAAAGCTACTATTTCAGATAAGTTGTACGTAGTAGGTGAGGAAATAGAGTTTGCTCCTTATAAAGAGAGAAAACGGAGAGAATCCTATTCAATTTGGGCAAAGTTGGCTAGTGTTGCAGCCATCATGTTCCTTTCATTCACCCTCATTCAAGCATTTTTAGGAAAAGATTCAGTTTATGCCTATGTCTCTGTAGACATCAATCCTAGCTTTGAGATTGGTGTGACCAAAGATCTAGAAGTGATTGAAATAACTCCTTTCAATGCCGAGGCAAAGGAAATGTTAAATAGTTTAAAGGAATGGAAAAATAAATCGGTGCATTCTGTCTTAAAATCGGTCGTTGCATATAGCGATGAGAAGGGTTTTAATATAGAGAATATGATCATTACAACAGCTGTTAATAAAAAGAAAGCTACCAAGAGTAACACTAGATTAGACAAAGAAGTAGAAGAGATTAAAACCGAATTGCCAGTTACCACAACTATTGTTCCAGTTACGTTGGAACAGCGTAATAAAGCCCACGAAAATGGGATCAGTACAGGAACATATATTCAAGATTTAGAGAGTGTTACAAAAGTTGATATTATTGAAGAACAACCCAAAAAATCAACATCCAATCCGTCTTCTTCTAAAGATAAGATAGAAGAAAATAATACGTTAACTTCACCACAAACAGATCGAGCTGACAAGAAGAAACCAAGTGAAATAGGGTATGAAAATGCCAACGAGAAGAAGAAAAAGGAAAAAATTAAAAACAAAAATAAAAACCAACAAGGTAAACAACAAGACAAACCATCAGATGAGTTTGATAATAAGCAATTCAATAAGAACTCTAAGAACGCTAAGAACGCATCAAAAGCAAACTTTAAGGAAAACAAGAAGCGAATAAAAGAAGAGAAAAAATGGATTCGTACACAGAAAAAAAATAACACCAGTGATCGAAAAAAAGAAAAAGCCGACAGAAAATCTGACAGAGATGAAAATAGCCAAAAAGCAAACTAA